The [Eubacterium] siraeum genome contains a region encoding:
- a CDS encoding adaptor protein MecA → MQIDELAGNTVKITLDPSDMDGYRIKCEDISGDSRTSELALSRLISCLSEDHNLGLCGERLLVEAFPKSDGGCTLYISCIKGTPSGKNTSCRPPLTAVICEGELCVLARLCKALKAVADRVSLYADRDGKDYRLAIHLPQSKSSESRIGIIRHIVSEYRLPLYTDLSRMSDTEEYYTLLTDKATELLPDCF, encoded by the coding sequence ATGCAGATAGATGAGCTTGCGGGAAATACCGTAAAAATTACGCTTGATCCGTCGGATATGGACGGATACCGCATTAAATGCGAAGATATTTCGGGCGATTCCCGTACCTCAGAACTTGCCTTGTCAAGACTTATATCCTGCCTCAGCGAAGATCACAATCTCGGGCTTTGCGGAGAACGTCTGCTTGTCGAGGCTTTCCCAAAAAGCGACGGAGGCTGTACCTTATATATCTCCTGCATTAAAGGCACTCCGTCCGGGAAAAACACTTCCTGCCGACCGCCGCTTACGGCGGTCATCTGCGAGGGAGAGCTTTGCGTTCTCGCAAGGCTTTGTAAGGCACTCAAGGCTGTCGCAGACCGTGTATCCTTATATGCAGACCGTGACGGGAAAGATTACCGTCTTGCCATTCATCTGCCGCAGAGCAAATCTTCCGAAAGCCGCATCGGAATTATACGGCACATCGTGTCGGAGTACCGCCTCCCGTTATATACGGATCTCAGCCGTATGAGCGACACGGAGGAATATTACACTCTGCTTACAGACAAGGCAACTGAGCTGTTGCCCGACTGCTTTTAG
- the pdxT gene encoding pyridoxal 5'-phosphate synthase glutaminase subunit PdxT — protein MTVAVLALQGAFAEHEKILSKLGADSFEIRQKKDLDRSFDRLIIPGGESTVQGKLLRELDLFDGIKSRIEGGMPVYGTCAGLILLAKSISNDSAQHLQTMSIVANRNAYGRQLGSFHTEAQFEGIGEIPMTFIRAPYIDKVYDDVQVLSEVDGKIVAARQKNQLVTAFHPELDGDTRVHEYFLNM, from the coding sequence ATGACAGTAGCAGTTCTTGCGCTTCAGGGCGCATTTGCGGAACACGAAAAAATTCTCTCAAAGCTCGGTGCAGACAGCTTTGAGATACGTCAGAAAAAGGATCTTGACCGCAGCTTCGACCGCCTTATAATTCCCGGCGGTGAAAGCACGGTACAGGGAAAGCTGCTCCGTGAACTTGATCTTTTTGACGGCATAAAGAGCCGTATCGAAGGCGGTATGCCTGTCTACGGCACCTGTGCAGGTCTTATCCTGCTTGCAAAATCTATCTCAAACGACAGCGCACAGCACCTGCAGACAATGTCCATTGTTGCCAACCGCAACGCATACGGCAGACAACTCGGCAGCTTCCATACCGAAGCGCAGTTTGAGGGTATCGGAGAAATTCCTATGACGTTTATCCGTGCGCCGTATATCGACAAGGTTTATGACGATGTACAGGTTCTCTCGGAGGTGGACGGAAAAATAGTAGCCGCAAGACAGAAAAATCAGCTTGTGACAGCTTTCCACCCGGAGCTTGACGGCGATACAAGAGTGCATGAGTATTTTCTGAATATGTAA
- the cysK gene encoding cysteine synthase A — MRTFDKITDLIGGTPILKLNNYIALNELPANIYAKLEYFNPAGSVKDRIAKAMIDDAEAKGALKPGAVIIEPTSGNTGIGLAAVAASKGYRIILTMPETMSVERRNLLKAYGAELVLTDGAKGMKGAIAKAEELAQQIEGGFIPSQFTNSANPTAHFNTTGPEIWEDTDGKVDIFVAGVGTGGTVSGVGKYLKSKNPNVKVVAVEPAGSPVLSKGVAGPHKIQGIGAGFVPETLDTKIYDEIIAVENEDAFTTGRTLARKEGLLVGISSGAAVYAATQLAKHPENKGKNIVVLLPDTGDRYLSTPMFAE; from the coding sequence ATGAGAACATTTGACAAGATCACAGACCTTATAGGCGGCACACCCATATTAAAGCTCAACAACTACATAGCTCTGAACGAGCTTCCCGCAAACATCTACGCAAAGCTCGAATACTTCAACCCCGCAGGAAGCGTAAAGGACAGAATCGCAAAGGCTATGATAGACGACGCCGAGGCTAAGGGCGCACTCAAGCCCGGCGCAGTTATAATCGAGCCTACAAGCGGTAACACAGGTATAGGACTTGCCGCTGTAGCCGCTTCAAAGGGCTACAGAATAATCCTCACAATGCCCGAAACTATGAGCGTTGAGCGCCGTAATCTGCTCAAGGCATACGGTGCGGAACTTGTACTTACAGACGGTGCAAAGGGTATGAAGGGCGCAATCGCAAAGGCAGAGGAGCTTGCACAGCAGATTGAGGGCGGATTCATTCCCAGCCAGTTCACAAACAGCGCAAACCCCACCGCTCACTTCAATACAACCGGTCCTGAGATATGGGAAGATACAGACGGAAAGGTTGACATCTTTGTTGCCGGCGTAGGCACAGGCGGTACGGTTTCAGGCGTAGGTAAGTACCTCAAGAGCAAGAACCCGAACGTAAAGGTAGTTGCAGTTGAACCCGCAGGCTCGCCCGTACTTTCAAAGGGTGTAGCAGGACCTCATAAGATACAGGGTATCGGCGCAGGCTTTGTTCCCGAAACGCTTGATACCAAGATTTATGACGAAATAATTGCAGTTGAGAACGAGGACGCATTCACTACAGGCAGAACGCTTGCAAGAAAAGAGGGCTTACTTGTCGGCATCTCGTCCGGTGCGGCTGTATATGCGGCTACACAGCTTGCTAAGCACCCCGAGAATAAGGGCAAGAACATTGTTGTTCTTCTCCCCGATACAGGCGACCGTTACCTTTCAACACCTATGTTCGCTGAATAA
- a CDS encoding Zn-dependent hydrolase, translating into MYECSLDRMKDKISTFSKFGDAGHGGITRYSLSPEAIMARNEFIKRMKAIGAEIEIDDVANIYATLPGTDPDAKRIVMASHCDSVKNGGNYDGILGVMSAMEVLETVHEKNIPHKHPLTAMIWTNEEGSLYPPAMMCSGIVCYDYLPEDIRCKFKYEDMMNSKSILDNTSTFGEALDKSGFKGDKKYRLSPDRYMYMFETHIEQGPILEDAGNDIGVVDCVLGMFNYRLKFYGQTTHAGTFPMPKRRDAFFAASQALCYLHEEIDKLGYSDLVYTTGEVVCHPCVHTCVPDFFDFSFDSRHEDPKVLEKVLAIVKSCEEKTWAGCTCKVEKAWNRDTVYWDKKLVSYVKTSAEECGIKHQYIHSGAGHDAQFAAYMLPTTMIFVQSKDGLSHCEPEYSSPEHCTEGATVMLNAVLKADND; encoded by the coding sequence ATGTATGAATGCAGTTTAGACAGAATGAAGGATAAGATCTCCACTTTCAGCAAATTCGGTGATGCTGGCCACGGCGGTATCACACGTTACTCGCTCTCACCCGAGGCTATTATGGCCCGTAACGAGTTCATCAAGCGTATGAAAGCTATCGGCGCAGAGATCGAGATAGATGATGTTGCTAATATCTACGCAACGCTCCCCGGCACAGACCCCGACGCAAAGCGTATCGTAATGGCTTCCCACTGTGACTCGGTAAAAAACGGCGGTAACTATGACGGTATACTCGGCGTTATGTCGGCTATGGAGGTACTTGAAACAGTACACGAGAAGAACATCCCCCATAAGCATCCTCTCACCGCTATGATATGGACAAACGAGGAAGGCTCGCTGTATCCGCCTGCTATGATGTGTTCGGGTATCGTATGCTACGATTATCTGCCTGAAGATATCAGATGCAAGTTCAAGTATGAGGATATGATGAATTCAAAGAGCATCCTTGACAATACATCGACATTCGGTGAAGCGCTTGACAAGTCGGGCTTCAAGGGCGACAAGAAGTACCGCCTGTCACCCGACAGATATATGTATATGTTTGAAACTCACATCGAGCAAGGTCCTATCCTTGAAGATGCAGGAAACGATATAGGCGTTGTTGACTGTGTACTGGGTATGTTCAACTACAGGCTGAAGTTCTACGGACAGACGACCCACGCAGGCACATTCCCGATGCCCAAGCGCCGTGACGCATTCTTTGCCGCATCGCAGGCTCTGTGCTATCTGCATGAGGAAATCGACAAGCTCGGCTACAGCGACCTTGTTTACACAACGGGCGAGGTTGTATGCCACCCTTGCGTACATACCTGCGTACCCGACTTCTTTGACTTCTCGTTCGACTCACGTCACGAAGATCCCAAGGTACTTGAAAAGGTACTGGCTATCGTAAAATCCTGCGAGGAAAAAACGTGGGCAGGCTGTACCTGCAAGGTAGAAAAGGCTTGGAACCGTGATACTGTCTACTGGGATAAGAAGCTGGTAAGCTATGTAAAGACATCCGCAGAAGAATGCGGTATCAAGCACCAGTATATCCACTCAGGCGCAGGTCACGATGCACAGTTTGCCGCATATATGCTCCCGACAACTATGATATTCGTACAATCGAAGGACGGTCTTTCACACTGCGAGCCGGAATATTCAAGCCCGGAGCATTGCACTGAGGGCGCAACGGTTATGCTGAATGCTGTTCTCAAGGCAGATAATGATTAA
- the rpe gene encoding ribulose-phosphate 3-epimerase, which translates to MKNIISASMLASDLTNIEKEIHRTENAQVEWLHIDVMDGVFVDNITYGNNVVAAMRKVSDIYFDTHLMVTDPTNLIPLFALAGSNMLTIHLESKGNTTANLKYIKKSGMNAGLAIKPATDWKEVIPYLPLCDMVLVMTVEPGYGGQGFIPQCADKVAMLRKYCNENGFDKMNIQVDGGINTATAATVKDAGANVLVAGTYLFRAVDMKAAADAIR; encoded by the coding sequence ATGAAAAACATTATCTCTGCTTCAATGCTTGCGAGCGACCTTACAAATATAGAAAAAGAAATCCACCGTACCGAAAACGCACAGGTCGAGTGGCTTCATATAGATGTTATGGACGGAGTTTTCGTTGACAATATAACCTACGGGAACAACGTGGTTGCCGCTATGCGTAAAGTGAGCGATATATATTTCGACACGCACCTTATGGTGACCGATCCCACAAATCTTATACCGCTTTTCGCCCTTGCGGGCAGTAATATGCTTACTATCCATCTTGAAAGCAAAGGCAACACAACAGCAAACCTTAAGTATATAAAGAAAAGCGGTATGAACGCAGGACTTGCCATAAAGCCTGCTACAGACTGGAAAGAAGTAATACCTTATCTGCCGCTGTGCGATATGGTGCTTGTAATGACCGTTGAACCCGGCTACGGCGGACAGGGATTTATTCCGCAGTGTGCCGACAAGGTGGCAATGCTCCGTAAATACTGCAACGAAAACGGATTTGACAAAATGAATATACAGGTTGACGGCGGTATCAACACGGCAACCGCCGCAACAGTTAAAGATGCCGGTGCAAACGTACTTGTAGCAGGAACATATCTGTTCAGGGCAGTGGATATGAAAGCGGCGGCAGACGCTATACGCTAA
- a CDS encoding enhanced serine sensitivity protein SseB, producing MTQEQLNTIQEQTKKITNPKLLEVMRTLKKCAEEKTNPEPQYQVDYIDNLMEARLLAPVTVTDMSGENENQMKVQFSHLTNPQNEKYFMVFTDMETMQKNINDISKICVIAVTYKDLSAMLSQPKCAMKGFVINPFTENIICGPQQAEVIANYIRQKKFNSGELTVINEVTGVPDTVTKPITSYFDSRKDIKKAYIMNMRKVNQLNRLIIVDFEGEDDKFDDFTKDFTEKVLKDINDEKAPFMIMNFNQPAAKQATKEKVPFYVKV from the coding sequence ATGACACAGGAACAGTTGAACACGATACAGGAACAGACAAAGAAAATAACCAACCCGAAACTGCTCGAAGTGATGAGGACGCTTAAAAAGTGCGCTGAAGAGAAAACAAATCCCGAGCCGCAGTATCAGGTGGATTATATCGACAATCTGATGGAAGCAAGACTTCTTGCCCCTGTAACCGTGACGGATATGTCGGGGGAGAACGAAAATCAGATGAAGGTACAGTTCTCGCACCTTACAAATCCTCAGAACGAGAAATATTTTATGGTGTTCACCGATATGGAAACAATGCAGAAGAACATCAACGATATAAGCAAGATCTGCGTAATCGCAGTTACATATAAGGATCTTTCCGCTATGCTGTCACAGCCGAAGTGTGCTATGAAGGGCTTTGTTATAAACCCCTTCACCGAGAACATTATCTGCGGTCCTCAGCAGGCAGAGGTCATAGCAAATTATATAAGGCAGAAAAAGTTCAACAGCGGTGAGCTTACTGTCATAAACGAGGTTACGGGCGTGCCGGACACTGTTACCAAGCCTATAACGAGCTATTTTGACAGCCGTAAGGATATCAAGAAGGCATATATTATGAATATGCGCAAGGTAAATCAGCTCAACCGCCTTATAATCGTGGATTTCGAGGGTGAGGACGACAAATTCGACGACTTTACCAAGGACTTTACCGAAAAGGTACTGAAGGATATAAACGACGAAAAAGCGCCGTTTATGATAATGAACTTCAATCAGCCTGCCGCAAAACAGGCGACAAAAGAAAAAGTTCCGTTCTATGTAAAGGTTTAA
- the dnaX gene encoding DNA polymerase III subunit gamma/tau, producing MHLALYRKYRSATFDEVISQEHITTTLKNQIKAGTPAHAYLFTGSRGTGKTTCAKLMAKAVNCLSPVDGNPCGECESCKAIAAGCPDIIEMDAASNNGVDDVRALRDEVMYAPTVCRYKVYIIDEVHMLSSQAFNALLKTIEEPPPHVIFILATTEIHKVPATIASRCQQFRFSRIDVEESTKRLCEIAKKENVNITEDAARLISRLSDGGMRDAVSLLDQCISVSADIDEETVRTTAGIAGTEHLFTLAQCIHEQNAPEALKILDELHNQSKDLMLLLDELLSHFRNLCILSATNSDFSLIPAGSGTRNDLARQTKEFTLGEIMRCMDILQDCIARTPKTAKRKTVAEMCLIRLCTPRLDSDTSALSLRLEKLENRLDKLCDGEISIQPRTAVQTGESTEKHISAQSAKPVSVAGDRPQDIIADTLNRIENKITSADDKQKDVTAPTAPVQQSGTERNAADSKPDWLFEGTGGADENASTGNEDAPPFDLDEPQASVAPPEPVPQEQAGNTSGNGNKPDWLFEGTGGADENASTGNEDAPPFDLDEPPASIAPTEQEQASKTGGNGDKPDWLFEGTGGTDDNASAGNEDAPPFDLDEPQASIAPTEQEQAVKTGNNLPEQHKNNLSADSTQSTGNADPQVTEILDRLPVILQAILGQVQVTLGRDTVNISGYQKFQYDFLTTGDSKERLEKAAEEVAGRRLVMTFDNNGDTAESKDKSDPVSDFLSRAEKMGVKIKYKKPKN from the coding sequence ATGCATCTTGCTCTTTATCGTAAGTATCGTTCTGCCACCTTTGACGAAGTAATTTCGCAGGAACATATAACCACCACGCTGAAAAATCAGATAAAGGCCGGCACTCCGGCTCACGCTTATCTGTTCACAGGATCGAGAGGTACGGGTAAGACCACCTGTGCAAAGCTGATGGCAAAGGCGGTAAACTGCTTATCTCCCGTTGACGGCAACCCCTGCGGAGAATGTGAAAGCTGTAAGGCGATAGCCGCAGGCTGTCCGGATATAATCGAGATGGACGCAGCCTCAAACAACGGCGTTGACGATGTAAGGGCATTGCGTGACGAGGTTATGTACGCTCCGACTGTCTGCCGTTATAAAGTTTATATAATAGACGAGGTGCATATGCTGTCCTCACAGGCATTCAACGCACTTCTGAAAACCATAGAAGAACCGCCGCCGCACGTTATATTCATACTTGCGACTACCGAGATACACAAGGTGCCTGCGACTATCGCATCAAGATGTCAGCAGTTCCGCTTTTCAAGAATTGACGTAGAAGAAAGCACAAAGCGGCTGTGCGAGATAGCAAAAAAAGAAAACGTAAATATAACCGAGGATGCGGCAAGACTTATTTCAAGATTGTCCGACGGCGGTATGAGAGATGCGGTTTCGCTGCTCGACCAGTGTATAAGCGTGAGCGCCGACATTGACGAGGAAACCGTAAGGACTACCGCAGGCATCGCAGGAACGGAGCATCTGTTCACGCTTGCACAGTGCATACACGAGCAGAATGCGCCCGAGGCACTGAAAATTCTCGACGAGCTTCACAATCAGTCGAAGGATCTTATGCTTCTTCTTGACGAGCTGTTGTCGCATTTCAGAAATCTGTGCATACTGTCGGCAACGAACTCCGACTTTTCGCTTATCCCTGCAGGAAGCGGAACAAGAAACGATCTTGCAAGGCAGACAAAGGAGTTTACTCTCGGAGAAATAATGCGGTGTATGGATATACTGCAGGACTGCATTGCGAGAACTCCGAAAACGGCAAAGCGTAAGACTGTTGCCGAAATGTGCCTTATAAGGCTGTGTACGCCACGTCTTGACAGTGACACATCGGCATTGTCGTTAAGGCTTGAAAAGCTGGAGAACAGGCTCGACAAGCTGTGTGACGGCGAGATAAGCATTCAACCGAGAACCGCCGTGCAAACCGGCGAAAGCACAGAAAAGCATATATCGGCACAATCCGCAAAGCCCGTAAGCGTAGCCGGCGACAGACCGCAGGATATTATTGCAGATACGCTGAACAGGATAGAAAATAAAATCACATCCGCCGATGATAAGCAGAAGGACGTGACAGCTCCGACCGCTCCGGTACAGCAGAGCGGTACAGAGCGGAATGCCGCAGACAGCAAGCCTGACTGGTTGTTTGAGGGTACCGGTGGTGCTGATGAAAACGCAAGTACAGGAAACGAAGATGCTCCTCCGTTTGACCTTGACGAACCGCAGGCAAGCGTTGCTCCGCCTGAGCCCGTTCCGCAGGAACAGGCAGGCAATACAAGCGGCAACGGCAACAAGCCTGATTGGCTGTTTGAGGGTACGGGCGGTGCTGATGAAAACGCAAGCACAGGAAACGAAGATGCTCCTCCGTTTGACCTTGACGAACCCCCGGCAAGCATTGCTCCGACAGAGCAGGAACAGGCAAGCAAGACAGGCGGCAACGGCGACAAGCCGGACTGGTTGTTTGAGGGTACGGGCGGCACAGACGATAACGCAAGTGCAGGAAACGAAGATGCTCCTCCGTTTGACCTTGACGAACCACAGGCAAGCATTGCTCCGACAGAGCAGGAACAGGCAGTAAAGACCGGGAATAATCTTCCCGAACAGCATAAAAATAATCTGTCGGCAGACAGTACGCAAAGTACCGGCAATGCCGATCCGCAGGTAACCGAGATACTCGACAGACTTCCCGTTATACTGCAGGCTATACTGGGACAGGTGCAAGTTACGCTCGGTCGGGATACGGTGAATATCAGCGGTTATCAGAAATTCCAGTATGATTTCCTGACAACAGGCGACTCGAAGGAACGGCTTGAGAAAGCCGCCGAAGAGGTAGCAGGCAGAAGGCTTGTAATGACCTTTGACAATAACGGCGATACAGCCGAAAGCAAGGATAAAAGCGACCCTGTTTCCGATTTCTTATCAAGAGCGGAAAAAATGGGCGTAAAAATAAAATACAAAAAACCAAAAAATTAA
- the recR gene encoding recombination mediator RecR: MAEYNSQPLITAAQEFAKLPGIGLKTAQRLAYYILNAPEEEVEQFASGILRARRSMKLCSVCQNICNTDKCDICSDSRRNHKVICVVESPKDVSAIERSGGFDGVYHVLHGLLSPMNSIGPQQLKIKELMARLSDTDEVIMATSPTIEGEATATYLSRMIKQLGVKVTRLAYGLPAGASLEYADDVTLQRALENRNEI; encoded by the coding sequence ATGGCTGAATATAATTCTCAGCCGCTTATAACGGCGGCGCAGGAATTCGCCAAGCTCCCCGGCATCGGTCTTAAAACGGCGCAGAGGCTGGCATATTATATACTGAACGCCCCGGAGGAAGAAGTGGAGCAGTTTGCGTCCGGAATTCTACGGGCAAGACGCAGTATGAAGCTGTGCAGTGTATGTCAGAATATCTGCAATACGGACAAGTGCGATATATGCTCGGACAGCCGCAGGAACCACAAGGTTATATGCGTTGTGGAAAGTCCCAAGGACGTTTCCGCCATAGAACGAAGCGGCGGCTTTGACGGAGTGTATCATGTGCTTCACGGGCTGTTGTCACCGATGAATTCGATAGGTCCTCAGCAGCTTAAAATAAAGGAGCTTATGGCAAGGCTGTCGGATACGGACGAGGTCATAATGGCTACAAGTCCGACTATCGAGGGAGAGGCTACGGCAACATATCTTTCAAGAATGATAAAGCAGCTGGGAGTAAAGGTGACCCGTCTTGCGTATGGTCTGCCTGCGGGCGCATCGCTTGAATATGCGGACGATGTTACGCTCCAGAGGGCACTTGAAAACCGTAACGAAATATAA
- a CDS encoding YbaB/EbfC family nucleoid-associated protein → MKARLPKEYQNRGANNMNSMIKQAQKMQEDIERVQAELEARDFTASAAGGMIEVTMSGAKVLKEVKLNPEVVDKDAIEDLQDVIVAGVNAVITQIEEVSAAEMEKVTGGVNIPGLV, encoded by the coding sequence ATGAAAGCAAGATTACCCAAGGAATACCAGAACAGAGGCGCAAACAACATGAACAGCATGATAAAGCAGGCTCAGAAGATGCAGGAAGACATCGAGCGTGTACAGGCTGAGCTTGAGGCAAGAGATTTCACGGCTTCTGCCGCAGGCGGTATGATTGAAGTTACGATGAGCGGTGCAAAGGTACTCAAGGAGGTTAAGCTCAACCCCGAGGTAGTTGACAAGGACGCTATCGAGGATCTTCAGGACGTTATCGTAGCAGGCGTAAATGCCGTTATCACACAGATTGAAGAAGTAAGTGCCGCAGAGATGGAAAAGGTAACAGGCGGAGTTAACATTCCGGGACTTGTTTAA